From Suncus etruscus isolate mSunEtr1 chromosome 6, mSunEtr1.pri.cur, whole genome shotgun sequence, one genomic window encodes:
- the LOC126011777 gene encoding casein kinase I-like yields the protein MASSSDPKAEFIVGGKYKLVRKIGSGSFGDIYLAINITNSEEVAVKLESQKARHPQLLYESKLYKILQGGVGIPHIRWYGQEKDYNVLVMDLLGPSLEDLFNFCSRRFTMKTVLMLADQMISRIEYMHTKNFIHRDIKPDNFLMGIGHHCNKLFLIDFGLAKKYRDNRTRQHIPYREDKNLTGTARYASINAHLGIEQSRRDDMESLGYVLMYFNRTSLPWQGLKAATKKQKYEKISEKKMSTPVEVLCKGFPAEFSMYLNYCRGLRFEESPDYTYLRQLFRILFRTLNHQYDYTFDWTMLKQKTAQQAATSNVQSQQPQSPTGKQTDKSKNTKGFQA from the coding sequence ATGGCGAGCAGCAGTGATCCCAAGGCCGAGTTCATTGTTGGGGGCAAATATAAACTGGTCCGGAAGATCGGCTCCGGTTCCTTTGGGGACATTTACCTGGCCATCAACATCACCAACTCCGAGGAGGTGGCCGTGAAGCTCGAGTCTCAGAAGGCCAGGCACCCCCAGTTGCTGTACGAGAGCAAACTCTATAAGATCCTTCAAGGTGGGGTTGGCATCCCCCACATACGCTGGTATGGTCAGGAGAAAGACTACAACGTGCTCGTCATGGATCTTCTCGGGCCCAGCCTCGAAGACCTCTTTAATTTCTGTTCCAGAAGGTTCACCATGAAAACGGTACTGATGTTAGCTGACCAGATGATCAGTAGGATCGAGTATATGCATACGAAGAATTTTATTCACAGAGACATTAAACCAGATAACTTTCTCATGGGTATTGGGCATCACTGTAATAAGTTATTCCTTATTGATTTTGGCTTGGCCAAGAAGTACAGAGACAACAGGACAAGGCAACACATACCCTACCGAGAAGATAAAAATCTCACTGGGACTGCCCGCTATGCTAGCATCAATGCCCATCTCGGTATTGAACAAAGTCGCCGAGATGACATGGAATCACTAGGATATGTGCTGATGTATTTTAATAGAACCAGTCTGCCCTGGCAAGGACTGAAGGCTgcgacaaagaaacaaaaatatgagaaGATTAGTGAGAAGAAGATGTCCACACCTGTGGAAGTTTTATGTAAGGGATTTCCTGCAGAATTTTCCATGTACTTAAACTATTGCCGTGGGCTTCGCTTTGAAGAGTCCCCAGATTACACGTATCTGAGGCAGCTATTTCGCATTCTTTTTAGGACTCTGAACCACCAATATGACTACACATTTGATTGGACaatgttaaaacaaaaaacagcccaGCAGGCAGCCACTTCAAATGTCCAGAGTCAGCAACCCCAATCCCCCACAGGCAAGCAAACCGATAAATCCAAGAACACCAAAGGTTTCCAAGCATGA